The genomic segment CCTTGGTAGAAGGACTTGCTGAAGGTCAGAGTCGAAGACTTCGCAATGACCGTCTTGTCCAGGTCAAAGAAGGCTGCTGTGCGCGGGTAGAAGGAGTTTTCCACAACGCTGAGCATAGGGGCCCACCATTCGGCGTAAAATCTGGCGTGTGGGTTTGCCTGAGAAGGCTATCGGGTACACCATGGAAGTCACGGATCGTTCGCGACCGTGCTAACCCCGGTCCGACTCCTCCCCCCCCCGAGTCGGCCGTGGGGACGACCCCCGCTCTCCCCCCCGGCGGGGGTCGTCGCATGTCCGGATGCTTTTTCGGGACCCGGAATCAGGCATTCCCCCTTTCTTTCGGGGTCTCTCGGGGTGTGACGACCCGCTTCTCGGGATGTCTCCGCCCGCCCGCACCGTCACAGTGTGTAACAGGTGTGCTGCTCTCCGGAAGTCGCCGGTTTGAGTGAGCGAGTTATTCACAGCTGCGGAGTTGTCCACAGTTTTTGAGCAAGATCCACACCATTTCCCGCAGCGTTGCACGGTGATTCCACCCACGAAGTCCGTGGGCTCGGGAATCGCCGATCTCGGAAGGCCCTGAGATCGGCGCGATCCGCGGTGGAGACGCAGTGAGAAGGGGGATGGTCATCGTGGCCGGAACTGTCGCACGGGATCGTCTGCCCAGCGCCGAGGAGCGCCGTGGCGGACCATTGATCGTGACCGAGGACGTGCAGCTGCTCGACGATCTGTTGCGGCTGTGCGCGGCGGCGGGGGCGGAGCCGGAAGTGCACCACGGGCTTCCCGAACGCCGCAGTGGCTGGGATCGGGCACCCATGGTCCTGGTGGGCGACGATGCGGCGCCCCGCTGTCGCGGCGCGGCACGCAGACGCGGCGTGATGCTGGTCGGCCGGGCCCAGGACAACCCGGACGTCTGGCGGCACGCCGTGGGCATCGGAGCGGAGTACGTGCTGCGGCTGCCCGATTCCGAGAACTGGCTCGTCGACCAGATCGCCAATGCCGCAGAAGGTGTGGGTCGCCCCGCGGTCACCGTCGGGGTGCTCGGTGGGCGGGGCGGCGCGGGCGCGTCCACGTTGGCCTGCGCCCTCGCGGTGACCGCTGCCAGGGCCGGTCGGCGGACCATGCTGATCGACGGCGATCCGCTGGGCGGTGGTATCGACGTGCTGCTCGGCGGCGAGCGTGCCGAAGGCATGAGGTGGCCGGATTTCGCCCATTCCAAGGGGCGAGTGGGCAGCGGTGCGCTGGAGGAGTCACTGCCGGCCCTCCACGGGCTCCGGGCTCTCAGTTGGGGCAGGGACGACACGGCGGAAATCCCGCCACAGGCCATGCGGGCGGTGCTGGCAGCGGCACGCCGACTCGGTGGTGTGGTGGTGGTCGATCTGCCGCGCCGGATCGACGAGAGCGTGGCGGAGGCGCTGGCACAACTCGATCTCGGGCTGGTGGTCGTACCGGGCGAGCTGCGTGCCGTCGCGGCGGCGAAACGGGTGGTGGTGGCAGCGGGAACGGTTCTCGATGATCTGAGGGTCGTCGCGCGTGGGCCCTACGCCGCTGGGATCGACGAACACTGGGTGGCTCAGGCGCTCGGACTGCCACTCGTGGGTGAGCTGCCGACGGAAGCGGGCCTGTCGGCCGCTCAGGACGGCGGCGAGCCACCGGGCGGCAGCCCGCGCGGACCCCTTGCCCGGTTCTGCACCGAGTTCTGGGAGCGGGCGCTCGACCAGGACCAGGGCGGAAAGTCATGACCGAGGGACTGCTCGATGCCGTGCGGCAGCGGCTGGCGCAGAACGGCACCGATCCGACCCCGGCCGGAGTCGCCGCCGCGCTGCGGGCCCAGGGGCGGAT from the Streptomyces sp. AM 4-1-1 genome contains:
- the ssd gene encoding septum site-determining protein Ssd, coding for MVIVAGTVARDRLPSAEERRGGPLIVTEDVQLLDDLLRLCAAAGAEPEVHHGLPERRSGWDRAPMVLVGDDAAPRCRGAARRRGVMLVGRAQDNPDVWRHAVGIGAEYVLRLPDSENWLVDQIANAAEGVGRPAVTVGVLGGRGGAGASTLACALAVTAARAGRRTMLIDGDPLGGGIDVLLGGERAEGMRWPDFAHSKGRVGSGALEESLPALHGLRALSWGRDDTAEIPPQAMRAVLAAARRLGGVVVVDLPRRIDESVAEALAQLDLGLVVVPGELRAVAAAKRVVVAAGTVLDDLRVVARGPYAAGIDEHWVAQALGLPLVGELPTEAGLSAAQDGGEPPGGSPRGPLARFCTEFWERALDQDQGGKS